The following are from one region of the Calypte anna isolate BGI_N300 chromosome 13, bCalAnn1_v1.p, whole genome shotgun sequence genome:
- the SLC22A4 gene encoding solute carrier family 22 member 4 isoform X1: MRDYDAVTAFLGEWGRFQRLVFFLLSASIIPNGFNGMSAVFLAGTPEHRCAVPRGANLSGEWRNASIPLELRAGRPVPSRCRRYRLAHLANLSALGLRPGWDVELGSLEQEPCLDGWEYSRDVYSSTIITEWNLVCEDDWKAPLTTSLFYVGVLIGSFISGQLSDRFGRKNILFLTMAVQTGFSFLQIFSTSWEMFTVLFLIVGMGQISNYVVAFILGTEILGKSVRILFSTLGICIFFAIGYMLLPLFAYFIRDWRMLLLALTVPGLFCIPLWWIIPESPRWLISQGRYKEAEIIIRKAAKINGVAAPAVLFDTTEMQDGKAQQQQKAILLDLFRTRNIATITIMSLLLWFFTSVGYFGLSLSTPNWHGDAYINCFLSAVIEVPAYVIAWLLLRSFPRRYSLSGILFLGGGVVLFIQLVPADLNVLSVGLVMLGKFGITAAFSMLYVYNVELYPTLVRNMAVGATSTASRLGSIIAPYFVYLGAYDRFLPYILMGSLTLLIGILTLFLPESFGNTLPESFEQMLKVKCFRNGQETTGMRNPKESPKILVTPL; encoded by the exons CCAATGGCTTCAACGGGATGTCCGCCGTCTTCCTGGCCGGGACCCCCGAGCACCGCTGCGCAGTGCCCCGCGGAGCCAACCTGAGCGGCGAGTGGCGGAACGCCAGCATCCCGCTGGAGCTGCGGGCCGGCCGGCCGGTACCGAGCCGCTGCCGCCGGTATCGCTTGGCCCACCTCGCCAATTTGTCGGCCTTGGGGTTGCGGCCGGGTTGGGACGTGGAGCTGGGCTCGCTGGAGCAGGAGCCGTGTCTGGATGGCTGGGAGTACAGCCGGGATGTCTACAGCTCCACCATCATCACCGAG TGGAACCTGGTGTGTGAGGATGACTGGAAAGCCCCACTGACCACCTCCCTCTTCTATGTGGGGGTCCTGATCGGGTCCTTCATCTCGGGGCAGCTCTCAGACAG GTTTGGCAGGAAGAACATCCTTTTCCTGACGATGGCCGTGCAGACAGgcttcagcttcctgcagaTCTTCTCCACCAGCTGGGAGATGTTCACTGTGCTCTTCCTCATCGTGGGCATGGGACAGATCTCCAACTACGTGGTGGCCTTCATCCTGG GCACAGAAATTCTGGGCAAATCAGTTCGTATTCTGTTCTCTACGTTAGgaatttgcatattttttgcAATTGGCTACATGTTGCTGCCCCTGTTTGCTTACTTCATCAGAGACTGGCGGATGCTGCTGCTGGCGCTGACGGTCCCGGGGTTGTTCTGCATCCCACTCTGGTG GATCATTCCTGAGTCCCCTCGGTGGCTGATCTCCCAGGGAAGATACAAGGAGGCAGAAATTATTATCCGAAAAGCTGCCAAGATCAATGGTGTTGCAGCCCCAGCTGTGCTGTTTGACACCACAGAG atgcAGGATGGgaaggctcagcagcagcagaaggctaTCCTTCTGGACCTATTTCGAACCCGAAACATTGCAACTATTACTATTATGTCATTACTTTTGTG GTTCTTCACCTCCGTGGGTTATTTTGGGCTGTCCCTCAGCACTCCCAACTGGCATGGAGATGCCTACATCAACTGTTTCCTCTCGGCTGTCATTGAAGTCCCAGCCTATGTCATTGCCTGGCTCCTCCTCCGCTCCTTCCCTCGCCGCTACTCTTTATCTGGGATCCTGTTCTTGGGAGGAGGTGTTGTCCTCTTCATCCAGCTGGTGCCTGCAG acCTTAACGTCCTGTCTGTTGGGCTGGTGATGCTTGGCAAATTTGGcatcacagctgctttttccatGCTTTATGTCTACAACGTGGAGCTGTACCCCACGCTGGTGAGGAACATGGCAGTGGGTGCCACCTCCACAgcctccaggctgggcagcatCATTGCTCCTTACTTTGTTTATCTGG ggGCTTATGACAGATTCCTGCCCTACATCCTGATGGGAAGCCTGACCCTGCTGATTGGGATCCTCACCCTCTTCCTCCCAGAGAGCTTTGGCAACACCCTGCCCGAGAGCTTTGAGCAGATGCTGAAGGTGAAATG